In Tepidamorphus gemmatus, one genomic interval encodes:
- a CDS encoding ribonuclease activity regulator RraA, with protein MTLKPETRARLAGVSCATLTTALFKRGLRNVFLQDVRPVAPKGRNMVGPAFTLRYIPAREDLNTLAVFEDPNHPQRRAVETCPAGHVLVMDSRRDPRAASAGDILVRRLMVRGVAGVVTDGGFRDSPTIARLDIPAYHNRPSAPTNLIQHQAIEIDGPIGCGGVAVFPGDVVVGDDEGVVIIPAAIADEIAVEAEQMTLFEDFVASRVDAGQSIIGLYPPTRPETRTAFEAWKRDRGL; from the coding sequence ATGACGCTCAAGCCTGAGACCCGCGCCCGCCTCGCAGGCGTCTCCTGTGCCACGCTGACCACGGCGCTGTTCAAGCGCGGCCTGCGCAACGTCTTCCTGCAGGATGTACGCCCCGTGGCGCCAAAGGGGCGCAACATGGTCGGGCCGGCCTTCACGCTGCGCTATATTCCGGCGCGGGAGGACCTCAACACGCTTGCCGTGTTCGAGGATCCGAATCATCCGCAGCGCCGGGCCGTCGAGACCTGTCCGGCGGGCCACGTGCTCGTGATGGACAGCCGCCGCGATCCGCGCGCGGCGTCGGCGGGCGACATCCTGGTGCGACGCCTCATGGTCCGCGGCGTTGCCGGCGTGGTGACCGACGGCGGCTTCCGGGACAGCCCGACGATCGCGCGGCTCGACATTCCCGCCTATCACAATCGCCCGTCGGCACCGACCAACCTGATCCAGCATCAGGCAATCGAGATCGACGGGCCGATCGGCTGCGGCGGGGTGGCGGTCTTCCCCGGCGATGTCGTGGTCGGCGACGACGAGGGGGTGGTGATCATTCCGGCGGCGATCGCCGACGAGATCGCGGTCGAGGCCGAGCAGATGACGCTGTTCGAGGATTTCGTCGCCAGCCGCGTCGATGCCGGCCAGTCGATCATCGGGCTCTACCCGCCGACCCGGCCCGAGACCCGCACGGCCTTCGAGGCCTGGAAGCGCGATCGCGGCCTCTGA